Proteins encoded together in one Dermacentor variabilis isolate Ectoservices chromosome 2, ASM5094787v1, whole genome shotgun sequence window:
- the LOC142572001 gene encoding uncharacterized protein LOC142572001, translating into MPSREQPRTSSFSCSSPNCTGLMLGSVASVLVIGGIFLAFHNWDYNWLLVTGIGSLLVLIAAAVPFCSRESGRPVHSKRRNGSLHMANSEALPSAPPLSATYSVSQLSLNILPPLYPGCDELPPCPQNSPPNGVPVNHIMNINGQSYLLLPIVSPTAQTSTNTTIEAQNPCYSAALSCLQVELPTKQESERQNERDPVLEANVVSEEPVTNSSISTTPRDLLCESPPAEDTTSPLATSPLPTSVSSAPAIQVFDAIPLTTPTAERREPGTPTITHSSEIANCNSNRASRTNSVSERTTVVLPDDLLGASETDVAISDQLPLIVIDPENSETVLENAQNNIAPSTNASQAENDTDFLLTVGADASDVDDDDRLVGATPPPSYDEVASERNPSAFESSFGTL; encoded by the exons ATGCCTTCAAGGGAGCAGCCCAGGACCAGTTCATTTTCCTGCAGCAGTCCAAACTGCACCGGTCTTATGCTGGGTTCTGTGGCATCGGTCCTGGTGATTGGAGGCATCTTCTTGGCCTTCCATAACTGGGACTACAACTGGCTTCTGGTGACTGGCATTGGGTCGCTACTAGTCCTTATTGCGGCTGCGGTGCCTTTCTGCAGTCGGGAGAGCGGCAGACCAGTTCACAGCAAGCGAAGAAATGGTAGTTTGCACATG GCCAACAGCGAAGCACTCCCGTCAGCTCCTCCACTAAGCGCCACATACTCTGTCAGTCAACTGTCACTGAATATCCTGCCTCCATTGTATCCTGGATGTGATGAACTACCACCATGTCCACAAAACAGCCCACCGAACGGTGTTCCTGTCAACCACATCATGAACATCAATGGACAGAGCTACCTTCTATTGCCCATTGTATCGCCTACAGCACAGACTAGTACCAA CACCACTATAGAGGCACAGAATCCATGCTATTCAGCTGCCCTCTCCTGCCTTCAGGTTGAGCTGCcaacaaaacaagaaagcgaGCGGCAGAATGAACGCGACCCTGTGCTTGAGGCGAATGTTGTATCAGAAGAACCAGTCACAAACTCTTCAATATCGACAACACCGAGGGACCTCCTTTGCGAATCTCCGCCAGCAGAAGACACCACATCTCCACTGGCCACATCACCACTGCCAACAAGTGTGTCCAGTGCACCTGCCATCCAAGTGTTTGATGCAATTCCACTGACAACGCCAACAGCCGAACGCCGCGAACCAGGCACTCCTACAATAACACACAGTTCGGAAATAGCCAATTGCAACAGCAATCGAGCCAGTCGAACAAACTCCGTCAGTGAGAGGACAACAGTTGTTCTGCCAGATGATCTTCTTGGTGCCTCAGAGACTGATGTTGCCATCAGTGACCAATTGCCGCTTATTGTCATCGACCCTGAGAACTCCGAAACAGTTCTTGAAAATGCTCAGAACAACATTGCACCAAGCACAAATGCATCGCAAGCAGAGAACGACACAGACTTTTTGCTGACAGTGGGAGCAGATGCCAGTGATGTGGATGATGATGACAGGCTCGTTGGGGCCACACCCCCGCCCAGCTATGACGAAGTGGCAAGTGAAAGGAACCCAAGTGCATTTGAAAGTTCTTTTGGAACACTGTGA